A genomic region of Methylobacterium durans contains the following coding sequences:
- a CDS encoding response regulator transcription factor, producing the protein MDGPIYVKHEAVGEGVSSGFSAQPQSEARPLSPAEIRVLKCLAEGSSNKVIAIRYCLSEATVKIHVKNILRKVNAGNRTQAAIWARENGVHFS; encoded by the coding sequence ATGGATGGGCCAATTTATGTTAAGCATGAGGCCGTCGGAGAAGGCGTAAGCTCAGGTTTTTCAGCGCAACCCCAATCAGAAGCTCGACCCCTGTCGCCTGCTGAGATTAGAGTTCTCAAATGTCTTGCCGAAGGATCATCCAATAAGGTCATTGCTATTCGTTATTGCTTATCGGAGGCCACTGTTAAGATACACGTCAAGAACATTCTTCGAAAGGTTAATGCGGGGAACCGAACTCAAGCAGCAATTTGGGCGCGCGAGAATGGCGTCCATTTTTCGTAG
- a CDS encoding MucR family transcriptional regulator, producing MEENTSASVANYIGLATDIVSAYVSNNSVRTADLPDLITSVHAALAGLSTPADPATEQVGSGTDRT from the coding sequence GTGGAAGAGAACACCTCAGCGTCGGTCGCGAACTACATCGGCTTGGCGACCGACATCGTGTCAGCGTACGTCTCCAACAACTCCGTCCGGACAGCCGACCTGCCGGACCTGATCACCTCCGTGCACGCAGCACTCGCTGGATTGAGCACACCCGCCGATCCAGCCACGGAGCAAGTCGGAAGCGGGACCGACCGCACCTGA
- a CDS encoding ferritin-like domain-containing protein, with product MATKQKTLHDAFYETLKDVYYAEKQSVRALKKSAKAAEHEELRQAFETHAEESANQVERLQQVFEIIGKPSRAKTCEAMQGLTSEMDEDLEDFGDSPAADAVLAACAQAVEHYEIARYGTLKTWAGQLGYDDAAKLLDETLQEEKKTDQLLSQIAERINVEGAETEAVAAAPKSASKGKTA from the coding sequence ATGGCTACCAAGCAGAAGACCTTGCACGACGCCTTCTACGAGACGCTGAAGGACGTGTACTACGCTGAGAAGCAGTCCGTGCGCGCCCTGAAGAAGTCGGCCAAGGCTGCCGAGCACGAGGAGTTGCGCCAGGCGTTCGAGACGCACGCTGAGGAGAGCGCCAACCAGGTTGAGCGCCTGCAGCAGGTGTTCGAGATCATCGGCAAGCCGTCTCGCGCCAAGACCTGCGAGGCGATGCAGGGCCTCACCTCCGAGATGGACGAAGACCTGGAGGATTTCGGGGACAGCCCGGCGGCAGATGCGGTGCTGGCGGCCTGTGCTCAAGCGGTCGAGCATTACGAGATCGCCCGCTACGGCACCTTGAAGACCTGGGCGGGCCAGCTCGGCTACGATGACGCCGCCAAGCTCCTGGATGAGACGCTGCAGGAAGAGAAGAAGACCGACCAGCTGCTCTCGCAGATCGCCGAGCGCATCAACGTCGAGGGCGCAGAGACTGAGGCTGTGGCTGCAGCCCCCAAGTCGGCGAGCAAGGGCAAGACGGCATGA
- a CDS encoding DUF4214 domain-containing protein translates to MALTTAQVSMAFENVLQRAPGDADVNAFVSASQSGFFTDAQIYDSIVHSPEANGNVDPIIRLYQGAFGRVPDKDGLHFNVNAFEASGQNLKAIVEIFSHSAEFTALYGSGETVTESYLQSLYANVLGRSASAVELHSWLEAVNTPGSGVASRADVLNGFAQSAEFIARSDAAVNDFLFKAAQGQDVYGAHPLLSGSEHFFTLTGGTDTLSGTAGNDTYNAVVGAGFDATLTSGDAIQDQGGSDTLNLIVHGSNDGAPVKVAGVETINLDTAVSSGGTTLVVNLNAAAATTVTVTGSHGVIFDESALPNVTKFDASGVTGTGAAGAVFFDGSSHHDAAQGLTMKGGAGSDVFAGGYGTDTLTRGAGNDVFVFGDANQSTAAHMDTITDFHPNTIGTPGAPANQGAGQLTAVYNGDVLDFTPLFAGKMSAIQLRSVPNEHAALGVIGQDVELVGRDVAFAVFDTSKSNLYVDANHNGEADAVIHLEGVTNLTEAAFRFHGGDYGGIVL, encoded by the coding sequence ATGGCCCTGACAACTGCGCAGGTTTCCATGGCCTTCGAGAACGTCCTGCAGCGCGCGCCAGGCGACGCCGACGTGAATGCCTTCGTCTCGGCCTCGCAATCCGGATTCTTCACCGACGCGCAGATCTACGACTCGATCGTGCATTCGCCGGAGGCCAACGGAAACGTCGACCCGATCATCCGCCTCTACCAGGGCGCGTTCGGCCGCGTGCCGGACAAGGACGGCCTGCACTTCAACGTCAACGCCTTCGAGGCGTCCGGCCAGAACCTCAAAGCGATCGTCGAGATCTTTTCTCACTCCGCGGAATTCACGGCGCTCTACGGCAGCGGCGAGACCGTCACCGAGAGCTACCTCCAGTCGCTCTACGCGAACGTGCTCGGCCGGAGCGCCTCGGCCGTAGAACTGCATTCCTGGCTGGAGGCGGTCAATACGCCGGGCTCCGGCGTCGCGTCGCGCGCCGACGTGCTCAACGGCTTCGCGCAGTCGGCCGAGTTCATCGCCCGCTCGGACGCCGCAGTAAACGACTTCCTGTTCAAGGCGGCGCAGGGTCAGGACGTGTATGGGGCTCATCCGCTCCTGAGCGGCTCCGAGCACTTCTTCACGCTCACGGGCGGAACGGACACGCTGTCCGGCACCGCCGGCAACGACACCTACAACGCCGTCGTCGGTGCCGGCTTCGACGCGACCCTGACCTCGGGCGACGCGATCCAGGATCAGGGCGGCTCCGACACGCTGAACCTGATCGTCCATGGCAGCAACGACGGGGCGCCGGTGAAGGTCGCGGGCGTGGAGACGATCAACCTCGACACCGCGGTCAGCTCCGGAGGCACCACCCTGGTCGTGAACCTGAATGCTGCGGCCGCCACGACGGTCACGGTCACGGGCAGCCACGGTGTGATCTTCGACGAAAGCGCACTGCCGAATGTGACAAAGTTCGACGCGTCTGGCGTCACCGGAACGGGGGCGGCCGGCGCCGTCTTCTTCGACGGGTCGTCGCATCACGATGCGGCGCAAGGTCTGACGATGAAAGGTGGAGCGGGCAGCGACGTGTTCGCCGGCGGCTACGGAACCGACACGCTCACCAGAGGCGCCGGCAACGACGTGTTCGTGTTCGGCGACGCCAACCAGTCGACGGCAGCGCACATGGACACGATCACCGACTTCCATCCGAACACGATCGGCACGCCGGGGGCGCCGGCCAACCAGGGCGCCGGCCAGCTCACGGCCGTCTACAATGGCGACGTGCTCGACTTCACGCCGCTATTCGCCGGCAAGATGAGCGCAATTCAGCTCCGTTCCGTCCCGAATGAACATGCCGCTCTGGGGGTGATTGGACAAGATGTCGAGTTGGTAGGACGGGACGTAGCCTTCGCTGTATTCGACACGTCGAAGAGTAATCTCTACGTGGATGCCAATCACAACGGCGAGGCCGATGCGGTTATCCATCTGGAGGGCGTCACCAACCTCACCGAGGCTGCCTTCCGCTTTCACGGCGGCGACTACGGCGGGATCGTGCTGTGA
- a CDS encoding IS1182 family transposase, which translates to MSLRLQSPLPPVPEDTARVAQIAFRRGNPYLLLRTRLGTIFADTEFADLYPARGQPAYAPWCLALVTLLQFREGLSDRQAAEAVRARIDWKYLLALDLTDPGFDYSVLCEFRGRLLQHEATGRLLARILDAARDQGVLKGHGRQRTDSTHVLAAVRDLNRIELLAETLRAALNAVAALVPDWLRRVVPSDWHERYDRRIEDARLPTTGLKREVYVLQVGADGCRLLDALDGADAPPLAVALPSVAVLRRVWARHFARAGDGSPLAGAGIRLRPVQGRGPGDRIESPYDVDARFRAKSGTDWTGYMVHLTETCDPDLPRLVVHTDTTPANVHEAMRTAAIHAALASSGLLPCEHLVDAAYVSAEHLVTARERHGIALIGPTRPNQSWQMREEDAFQVTDFAVDWERHRVRCPEGHESTSWGAYRDKASGRPFIRAGFKPAVCRLCPAKPRCTRAASRRLSLHPRAEHEALAAARQRQESEEGRRLYGQRKGIEATIAQGVRSFGLRRARYRGLAKTTLQSVATAAALNVDRLAAWLSLRPLAPTRTSRFKALTA; encoded by the coding sequence ATGTCGCTCCGGTTGCAATCACCGCTCCCACCTGTGCCTGAAGATACCGCTCGCGTCGCCCAGATCGCGTTCCGACGCGGCAATCCCTATCTGCTCCTGCGCACCCGCCTCGGCACCATCTTCGCCGACACTGAGTTCGCCGACCTCTATCCCGCGCGCGGCCAGCCCGCCTACGCACCCTGGTGTCTGGCCCTCGTCACGCTCCTGCAGTTCCGGGAAGGACTGAGCGACCGCCAGGCCGCCGAGGCAGTCCGTGCTCGCATCGACTGGAAGTACCTGCTCGCCCTCGACCTCACCGATCCCGGCTTCGACTACAGTGTCTTGTGCGAGTTCCGCGGCCGGCTGCTGCAGCACGAGGCCACCGGACGGCTGCTGGCCCGCATCCTCGACGCCGCACGCGACCAGGGCGTGCTCAAGGGGCACGGGCGCCAACGCACCGACAGCACCCACGTGCTCGCCGCGGTGCGCGACCTCAACCGGATCGAACTGCTGGCCGAGACGCTGCGCGCGGCTCTCAACGCGGTCGCAGCCCTTGTCCCCGACTGGCTGCGCCGGGTCGTCCCATCCGACTGGCACGAGCGCTACGATCGCCGGATCGAGGATGCGCGCCTGCCCACGACCGGCCTCAAACGCGAGGTTTACGTGCTCCAGGTCGGGGCCGACGGCTGCCGCCTGCTCGACGCGCTGGATGGCGCGGACGCCCCGCCACTCGCTGTCGCCTTGCCATCCGTCGCCGTGCTGCGCCGGGTGTGGGCGCGGCACTTCGCGCGCGCAGGTGACGGCAGCCCACTTGCTGGGGCCGGCATCCGATTGCGCCCGGTGCAGGGGCGTGGACCCGGTGACCGGATCGAGTCGCCCTACGACGTCGATGCTCGGTTCCGGGCCAAGTCCGGAACCGACTGGACCGGCTACATGGTCCACCTGACTGAGACCTGCGACCCCGACCTGCCTCGGCTGGTCGTTCACACCGACACGACGCCAGCCAACGTGCACGAGGCGATGCGCACCGCCGCGATCCATGCCGCCCTGGCCAGCTCGGGACTGCTCCCTTGCGAGCACCTGGTCGACGCTGCCTACGTGAGCGCCGAGCATCTGGTCACGGCCCGCGAGCGGCATGGCATCGCCCTGATCGGCCCGACGCGGCCGAACCAGAGTTGGCAGATGCGTGAGGAGGATGCGTTCCAAGTCACCGACTTCGCGGTCGACTGGGAGCGCCACCGCGTGCGCTGCCCCGAGGGGCACGAGAGCACGAGTTGGGGCGCCTACCGGGACAAGGCGAGCGGACGCCCATTCATCCGCGCGGGCTTCAAGCCCGCCGTCTGCCGCCTATGCCCTGCCAAGCCGCGTTGTACCCGGGCGGCGAGCCGCCGCCTCAGCCTGCATCCGCGCGCCGAGCACGAGGCGTTGGCGGCTGCGCGGCAGCGGCAGGAGAGCGAGGAAGGCCGGCGGCTCTACGGGCAGAGGAAAGGCATCGAGGCGACGATCGCGCAAGGCGTACGCAGCTTCGGCCTGCGCCGGGCACGCTACCGCGGGCTGGCGAAGACGACCTTGCAGAGCGTGGCGACGGCGGCCGCTCTCAACGTCGATCGCCTCGCTGCCTGGCTCTCGCTGCGTCCGCTGGCACCCACGCGCACCTCACGCTTCAAGGCCCTCACGGCATAG
- a CDS encoding IS256 family transposase: MTDDRVALIEALQKADDGNFLRSLAETVLQILMEADVEGLIGAGRYERTGERSTYRNGYRERSLDTRLGSLNLKIPKLRTGSYFPGFLEPRRTVEKALVAVIQEAWIAGVSTRRVDDLVQAMGLSGISKSSVSKLCKEIDERVGAFLTRPLSGAWPYLWLDATYLKVREGGRIVSVAAIVAVAVDTEGRREIVGLHIGPSEAEVFWTDFLRSLVKRGLSGVQLVISDAHEGLKAAIRRMLKATWQRCRVHWTRNALAYVPRTQQTMVAAGLRHAFQQPDQDAARAALQHLGEQLHNRWPKLKVFIEATCEDVLAYLTFPLQHRAKLHSTNPLERLNKEIKRRADVVGIFPNTDSIQRLIGAVLLEANDEWQLQHRYMQIEGMAGFAPALIEESVTTLPPQAA, encoded by the coding sequence ATGACCGACGACAGAGTGGCACTGATCGAGGCGCTGCAGAAGGCTGACGACGGCAACTTCCTGCGCTCGTTGGCCGAGACGGTCCTGCAGATCCTGATGGAGGCCGACGTGGAGGGCCTGATCGGCGCGGGCCGCTACGAGCGCACAGGCGAACGCAGCACCTACCGCAACGGCTATCGCGAGCGCAGCCTCGACACACGGCTCGGCTCACTCAACCTGAAGATCCCCAAGCTGCGGACCGGCAGCTACTTCCCCGGCTTCCTGGAGCCGCGCCGCACGGTCGAGAAGGCGCTGGTCGCCGTGATCCAGGAGGCGTGGATCGCCGGCGTCTCGACCCGGCGCGTGGACGACTTGGTGCAGGCCATGGGCCTGTCGGGCATCTCCAAGTCCTCGGTGTCGAAGCTGTGCAAGGAGATCGACGAGCGCGTCGGAGCCTTCCTGACGCGTCCGCTCTCGGGTGCGTGGCCCTATCTCTGGCTCGATGCCACCTACCTGAAGGTGCGCGAGGGCGGTCGCATCGTCTCTGTCGCTGCCATAGTCGCCGTCGCGGTGGACACCGAAGGCCGGCGCGAGATCGTCGGCCTGCACATCGGTCCCTCCGAGGCCGAGGTGTTCTGGACAGACTTTCTGCGGAGCTTGGTCAAGCGCGGGCTCTCGGGCGTGCAGCTCGTCATCTCGGATGCCCACGAGGGGCTCAAGGCGGCCATCCGCCGGATGCTGAAGGCGACCTGGCAACGCTGCCGCGTTCATTGGACCCGGAACGCGCTGGCTTACGTGCCGCGGACCCAGCAGACCATGGTGGCTGCCGGCCTGCGCCACGCCTTCCAGCAGCCCGATCAGGACGCCGCCCGGGCCGCCCTTCAGCACCTGGGCGAGCAACTGCACAACCGCTGGCCGAAGCTGAAGGTCTTCATCGAGGCCACGTGCGAGGACGTGCTGGCCTACCTGACTTTCCCGCTCCAGCATCGGGCCAAGCTTCACAGCACGAACCCGCTGGAACGCCTCAACAAGGAGATCAAGCGGCGCGCCGATGTGGTCGGCATCTTCCCCAACACGGACTCGATCCAACGCCTGATCGGTGCGGTGCTTCTGGAGGCCAACGACGAGTGGCAGCTTCAGCACCGCTATATGCAGATCGAGGGCATGGCCGGGTTTGCTCCGGCGTTGATCGAGGAGAGCGTCACGACACTTCCACCACAGGCTGCCTGA
- a CDS encoding phasin family protein: MAFNQNSNQNKQSEQSDKAADTAKATLDRTAEQGKQFADATRDGVNKMVDLSERASENTKQIVQRSVETASQQAREAGARFTKTLGFTGEDSERLARQSKQNIEAVARCGTVLTQAFQDASRSWFGLAQSQVQRNLDGLNKLTRAKSVQEFAAIQSELARESLQHIVQDSRAITETSTRAVEEASKAFASVAQTPTIVR, encoded by the coding sequence ATGGCCTTCAATCAGAATTCCAACCAGAATAAGCAGTCCGAGCAGAGCGACAAGGCCGCCGACACGGCCAAGGCGACCCTCGACAGGACCGCCGAGCAGGGCAAGCAGTTCGCTGACGCCACGCGCGACGGTGTGAACAAGATGGTCGATCTCAGCGAGCGGGCCAGCGAGAACACCAAGCAGATCGTGCAGCGGAGCGTCGAGACGGCCTCGCAGCAGGCGCGTGAGGCCGGTGCACGTTTCACCAAGACGCTGGGCTTCACCGGTGAGGACAGCGAGCGCCTCGCCCGCCAGTCCAAGCAGAACATAGAAGCGGTCGCACGCTGCGGCACGGTCCTGACCCAAGCCTTCCAGGATGCCTCGCGCAGCTGGTTCGGTCTGGCTCAGAGCCAGGTGCAACGTAACCTCGACGGCCTGAACAAGCTGACCCGGGCCAAATCGGTCCAGGAGTTTGCCGCGATCCAGAGCGAGTTGGCGCGCGAGAGCCTGCAGCACATCGTGCAGGACAGCCGGGCGATCACCGAGACCTCGACCCGCGCTGTCGAGGAGGCTAGCAAGGCTTTCGCCAGCGTCGCGCAGACGCCCACGATCGTCCGCTGA